A genomic segment from bacterium encodes:
- a CDS encoding thioredoxin family protein, translating into MKKRMWYSCIAFAMVLVSAALLRAEPVHRDHVSIELVSDQSAARPGDTVTVGLKIQLEDEWHVYWTNPGDAGLAPRVKWNLPPGFVASPLQFPVPKRIPAGPLVSFGYDKELLLLSDIVIPSDFIPDSLFSFNAEVDWLVCKVECIPGDAVLSLMVPIVENGLAEATAWDEQFRLVRTKQAVEDTNWSVTASASKTNLQLIFTSKSERSSTIPSDLFFFPTKKGIIDNSAAQVLAKKERGFELTIPLNSMNTDTLTEISGLLVAENQWANEGTRTGLKFSAPATMLSSPTPIAFAAVEITWWQAILFAFVGGLILNLMPCVLPVLSIKVLSFVQQAGEGRKQILQHNAVFTLGVLVSFWILAAGLLLLRAGGEQLGWGFQLQSPAFIIILSSFMFLMALNLLGVFEVGTSLTGIGGNSRRSGLLGSFIAGVTATVVATPCTAPFMGSALGYSLTQPALISLAIFTALGLGMSAPYVILTSTPWLLRFVPKPGRWMETLKHVMGFLLMATVVWLVWVLSIQAGSDSILLLLATLLVLGLCAWILGRWGGYAVEQGKRVTAITAAVALALASVSLASFNVTPADSVASGMTQADGLTWEPFSPERVTELNGQGRPLLIDFTAAWCLSCKVNERVAFGSLDVQGKLSSLSVVTMKADWTSRDERITKALAEFGRNSVPLYVLYTGKTGQSPIVLPELLTPGIVIEALNKLEG; encoded by the coding sequence ATGAAAAAGCGCATGTGGTATAGTTGCATTGCTTTTGCGATGGTCTTGGTTTCTGCAGCACTATTGCGGGCCGAACCTGTCCATCGTGACCATGTTTCCATCGAACTGGTCTCGGATCAATCCGCTGCTCGCCCCGGTGACACTGTCACGGTCGGACTGAAAATTCAACTCGAAGATGAGTGGCACGTCTATTGGACAAACCCAGGCGATGCCGGCCTTGCTCCGCGTGTTAAGTGGAATTTGCCACCCGGCTTTGTCGCATCACCGCTACAGTTTCCGGTTCCCAAGCGAATACCGGCAGGTCCATTGGTGAGTTTTGGCTATGATAAAGAGCTTCTCTTGCTTTCCGACATCGTAATCCCAAGCGATTTCATACCTGACAGCCTGTTCTCTTTCAATGCTGAAGTCGACTGGCTGGTCTGCAAAGTCGAATGTATCCCCGGTGATGCTGTGCTGTCGCTCATGGTGCCAATTGTCGAGAACGGATTGGCGGAGGCTACTGCCTGGGATGAACAATTCCGTTTAGTCCGAACAAAGCAAGCAGTTGAAGATACGAACTGGAGCGTCACTGCTTCGGCTTCGAAGACCAATCTGCAGTTGATTTTCACTTCTAAATCCGAGCGGTCCAGTACGATTCCCAGTGATTTATTCTTCTTCCCGACGAAAAAGGGAATCATCGACAATTCTGCTGCTCAGGTACTCGCAAAGAAAGAACGAGGCTTTGAATTGACGATTCCGCTCAATTCAATGAATACTGACACCCTCACAGAGATCTCCGGATTGCTGGTTGCCGAAAATCAGTGGGCGAACGAAGGTACACGCACCGGACTCAAGTTCTCCGCACCAGCCACAATGCTTTCTTCTCCTACACCGATTGCCTTTGCGGCAGTCGAGATCACTTGGTGGCAAGCGATTCTCTTTGCCTTTGTCGGCGGTTTAATTCTCAACCTGATGCCTTGCGTACTTCCGGTGCTTTCCATCAAAGTGCTCAGTTTCGTCCAGCAAGCAGGGGAAGGGCGCAAACAAATTCTCCAGCACAATGCAGTCTTTACTCTTGGCGTATTGGTTTCCTTCTGGATTCTCGCTGCTGGACTCTTGCTGCTCCGTGCCGGAGGGGAACAACTTGGCTGGGGATTTCAGTTACAATCGCCAGCCTTCATCATCATCCTGTCATCGTTCATGTTCTTGATGGCGTTAAATCTATTGGGCGTTTTTGAAGTCGGCACTTCACTTACCGGTATTGGTGGAAATTCAAGACGTTCAGGTTTGCTCGGTTCATTTATTGCCGGTGTAACTGCCACAGTCGTTGCAACGCCATGCACGGCGCCGTTTATGGGCAGCGCTCTCGGATATTCGCTGACCCAACCGGCATTGATTTCATTGGCTATTTTCACCGCGCTTGGTCTCGGAATGTCGGCTCCATATGTCATTCTAACCAGTACACCATGGTTGCTCAGATTTGTCCCGAAACCGGGTCGTTGGATGGAAACCCTCAAGCACGTCATGGGATTTTTGCTGATGGCGACAGTTGTGTGGTTAGTTTGGGTGCTATCAATACAGGCAGGTTCCGATTCAATCCTTCTTTTGCTCGCGACATTACTTGTCCTCGGACTCTGCGCTTGGATATTAGGACGATGGGGAGGATATGCTGTCGAACAAGGCAAACGCGTGACGGCCATCACGGCCGCGGTGGCGCTGGCGCTTGCTTCGGTATCGCTTGCATCATTTAACGTCACTCCGGCAGACAGTGTTGCCTCAGGTATGACGCAAGCCGACGGACTCACGTGGGAGCCGTTTTCGCCTGAGCGTGTAACGGAACTAAACGGCCAGGGACGTCCGCTCCTAATTGACTTCACAGCCGCTTGGTGCCTCAGCTGCAAAGTAAACGAACGGGTCGCGTTTGGTTCACTCGATGTTCAGGGCAAACTTAGTTCACTCTCTGTAGTGACTATGAAGGCTGACTGGACATCCCGCGATGAGAGAATTACCAAAGCGTTGGCGGAGTTTGGTCGGAACAGCGTTCCGCTTTATGTGTTGTATACTGGCAAAACTGGTCAATCGCCAATAGTATTGCCGGAGCTGTTGACTCCCGGCATTGTTATAGAAGCTTTGAACAAACTCGAAGGATAA
- a CDS encoding T9SS type A sorting domain-containing protein, translated as MRTKLTLVMFAALFLVAVPLFGQITINQSDSPNSLGTNSRSTSMTSFPVQTLDWLALSAGTGGGHTWDFSNIAFDLGFYSSTVVAAGTVPGSSYFPGADKAWATGSLQSWTFFSTPTNEIRMHGTFTTFGVAPNLDTIKIVYDEPSLQYKFPVTGNSNWITKWRYTLDTFDHDTLLYSNTVKDSIQWVCDAWGTIKYKNRQVSAIRAKGTMYITSTVSYPGQTPIVTQVSTDHLQFMTVDYNGAGVYVTRSVYPSGTSYSGSADYRFVQATTPVYEVSSSTLPSDFSVEQNSPNPFNPETSISYSIAKSAPVTFEVFDILGRTVWEENFGTQSAGAYRIQWNGRDRSGAPLASGVYLYRLTAGENSSTRKMMLLK; from the coding sequence ATGAGAACTAAGTTAACGCTGGTGATGTTCGCCGCCCTTTTTCTAGTCGCTGTGCCGCTTTTCGGACAGATAACAATTAATCAAAGCGATTCGCCGAACTCTCTCGGCACCAATAGCCGTTCGACTAGTATGACCTCATTTCCTGTTCAAACATTAGATTGGCTGGCGCTCTCTGCGGGCACAGGTGGTGGGCACACTTGGGATTTCTCGAACATTGCGTTTGACCTTGGATTTTACAGTTCAACCGTCGTCGCTGCTGGTACCGTTCCTGGCAGCAGTTACTTCCCCGGGGCAGATAAAGCTTGGGCTACGGGCTCCCTGCAATCGTGGACATTCTTCAGCACACCAACGAATGAAATTCGTATGCACGGAACGTTCACCACCTTTGGAGTTGCACCGAATTTGGATACGATCAAAATTGTATATGACGAGCCTTCTCTGCAATACAAGTTTCCAGTGACTGGAAATAGCAATTGGATCACCAAGTGGCGGTATACTCTCGACACCTTTGACCACGACACCTTGCTCTATTCCAACACCGTAAAGGACAGCATCCAGTGGGTCTGCGATGCTTGGGGTACGATCAAGTATAAGAACCGCCAGGTTTCTGCAATCCGTGCCAAAGGCACAATGTATATCACTTCGACAGTCAGTTACCCGGGGCAAACGCCTATCGTAACGCAGGTTTCTACCGATCACCTTCAGTTCATGACCGTCGATTATAATGGCGCCGGAGTATACGTGACCAGGTCTGTCTACCCGAGTGGAACATCTTACAGCGGCTCAGCCGACTACCGTTTCGTTCAAGCAACCACGCCAGTTTACGAAGTCAGCTCCTCGACATTGCCGTCAGATTTCTCAGTAGAGCAGAACAGCCCGAATCCATTCAATCCCGAAACCAGTATCTCCTATTCGATCGCCAAGAGTGCGCCTGTGACCTTTGAGGTCTTCGACATTCTGGGACGTACCGTTTGGGAAGAGAACTTCGGTACTCAGTCCGCAGGCGCCTATCGGATTCAATGGAACGGCCGGGATCGTAGCGGCGCTCCGTTGGCTTCCGGAGTTTACCTTTATAGGTTGACTGCCGGTGAAAACTCCTCGACACGTAAAATGATGCTTCTCAAGTAA
- a CDS encoding histidine ammonia-lyase, whose protein sequence is MTVRIGEKKLTIYDILNVARLNHKIELTPAAVERINVCRRFVDKKVEQQEIMYGINTGIGDLAKVALPAEQLEVFQKFLVYSHAAGYGDPLAIEYARAAHTSRVNVLSQGHSGCNLRVVETMVAMLNAGVTPVACEKGSVGACGDLSPMSQLALVMIGEGEAFYKGERMSAKAAMDKAGVPIIKFAARDGLASINGSNVIAGAGSILLCDAIMLTKTAEIAAAMTLEALNANAKAFEEPVHTIRGFSGAVKCARHLREIMQKSQIMERTGKNVQDAYSIRSTPQVIGAVWDALDYAVAQFEIELNGVGDNPIFFPEGDSGFVLTGANFQGTPMSYPLDHIGTGITMINVMSERRLNRILNKALSMGLPAYLTKGAGMHSGMMLMQYTAGSLVCENRILSSPASIGSIPAAADQEDFVSMGMTTVLKTRDIIKNGFAVIGMEIIAAAQAFEFLKPAKAGKGSQAAYDVVRKYVTVLEEDRPLHSDINAIAKVVASGEIVDAVESAIGKLE, encoded by the coding sequence ATGACTGTCAGAATTGGTGAGAAGAAGCTCACAATATACGATATCCTGAATGTAGCTCGACTCAATCACAAGATAGAACTCACTCCAGCAGCCGTCGAAAGAATCAATGTCTGTCGCCGCTTTGTTGATAAGAAAGTGGAACAGCAGGAGATTATGTACGGCATCAACACCGGTATCGGCGACCTTGCCAAAGTCGCCCTTCCAGCTGAACAGCTTGAAGTGTTCCAGAAGTTCCTGGTTTACTCACACGCGGCCGGCTACGGTGATCCACTTGCCATTGAGTATGCACGTGCGGCGCACACCTCGCGTGTCAACGTACTCTCTCAGGGACATTCCGGCTGCAACTTGCGCGTCGTCGAGACGATGGTGGCAATGCTCAACGCCGGTGTCACTCCAGTTGCATGTGAGAAGGGATCAGTCGGCGCGTGTGGTGACCTTTCGCCGATGTCGCAGCTGGCGTTAGTGATGATTGGTGAAGGCGAAGCATTCTACAAGGGTGAGCGGATGTCTGCCAAGGCCGCTATGGATAAAGCTGGCGTTCCGATTATTAAATTCGCCGCTCGCGACGGACTTGCGTCGATTAACGGCTCGAACGTAATCGCTGGAGCCGGGTCAATCCTACTCTGTGATGCAATCATGCTCACCAAGACCGCTGAGATCGCAGCCGCCATGACACTCGAAGCGCTCAATGCCAATGCCAAAGCGTTTGAAGAACCCGTTCATACCATCCGTGGATTCAGCGGCGCCGTCAAGTGCGCGCGCCATCTTCGCGAGATCATGCAGAAATCACAAATCATGGAGCGTACAGGCAAGAATGTCCAGGACGCCTATTCAATTCGCTCGACTCCGCAGGTCATCGGCGCAGTCTGGGACGCTCTCGACTATGCTGTTGCACAGTTTGAAATAGAACTAAATGGTGTTGGCGACAATCCGATCTTCTTCCCGGAAGGCGATTCCGGATTCGTGTTAACCGGCGCCAATTTCCAGGGCACTCCGATGTCTTATCCACTCGACCACATCGGCACCGGCATAACTATGATTAACGTCATGTCTGAACGCCGTCTCAATCGCATTCTCAACAAGGCGCTCTCGATGGGACTGCCGGCGTATCTCACCAAGGGTGCCGGAATGCACTCCGGCATGATGCTTATGCAATACACTGCCGGATCACTTGTCTGCGAGAATCGCATCCTCTCATCACCGGCTTCTATCGGTTCAATCCCAGCCGCAGCCGATCAGGAAGATTTCGTTTCCATGGGTATGACTACCGTTCTCAAAACACGCGACATAATCAAGAACGGATTCGCCGTTATTGGCATGGAGATTATCGCTGCCGCACAAGCGTTTGAGTTCCTCAAGCCCGCTAAGGCAGGCAAGGGCTCTCAGGCGGCTTACGATGTCGTACGAAAGTACGTCACTGTATTGGAAGAGGATCGACCGCTTCACTCCGATATAAACGCAATCGCCAAAGTCGTTGCCTCCGGCGAGATTGTTGATGCCGTCGAATCGGCAATCGGCAAGCTTGAGTAG
- a CDS encoding TSUP family transporter, translating into MESPLILGALFLAAVVAGWIDSIAGGGGLITLPALLAVGLPPHLALGTNKFQSSFGSFTATMNHYRKGIINIKEAFWGIVCTAVGAASGAYVVQVLDSNLLEKIIPFLLLAILVYFLFSPRLGDLDTKQRIHKNVFYIVIGLGLGFYDGFFGPGTGSFWTFLFVSLMGLNLLKATGYTKLMNFTSNIVSLIAFAIGGNIMFSVGLIMAVGQTIGAYFGSHMAIQRGAKFIRPVFVIVVLATTIKLFADYFK; encoded by the coding sequence ATGGAATCACCACTCATCCTCGGAGCACTCTTTCTTGCGGCAGTTGTTGCCGGATGGATCGACTCTATCGCAGGTGGCGGTGGCCTCATTACACTTCCGGCATTGCTTGCCGTGGGCTTGCCTCCGCATCTTGCACTTGGCACGAATAAGTTCCAGTCCTCATTCGGCAGCTTTACTGCAACAATGAACCACTACCGCAAAGGCATCATCAACATCAAAGAAGCTTTCTGGGGAATCGTCTGTACCGCCGTTGGAGCGGCATCAGGTGCGTATGTCGTACAAGTCCTCGATTCAAATCTGCTTGAAAAGATCATTCCTTTTCTCCTCCTCGCGATTCTCGTGTACTTCCTCTTCTCGCCGCGTCTGGGTGACCTCGATACGAAACAACGTATCCACAAGAATGTGTTTTACATCGTCATCGGTCTCGGTTTGGGATTCTATGACGGCTTTTTCGGTCCAGGCACGGGCTCATTCTGGACCTTCTTGTTCGTTTCACTAATGGGTCTGAATCTCCTCAAAGCGACCGGCTATACAAAGCTGATGAACTTCACCAGCAACATCGTTTCCTTGATTGCGTTTGCAATTGGTGGCAACATCATGTTTTCAGTTGGGCTCATAATGGCTGTCGGCCAGACCATCGGAGCCTATTTTGGTTCACATATGGCCATCCAGCGTGGCGCGAAATTCATCCGCCCGGTATTTGTAATTGTCGTCTTGGCTACGACCATCAAACTATTCGCTGACTACTTCAAATAA
- a CDS encoding OmpA family protein, with amino-acid sequence MKSFKIALSVIVCLMLVASAATHAGIGDKLKKKAEKKIEKKADEKTDKEIDGAINNSTGDGSSSGSAASSGSAAGASDDSENAKPGDGVWANYDFIPGDRIVYFEDFSTTGVGDFPQRLEFKEGNMEVVEWKGQRWLRANNAAKFEIPLPEVLPQKVANVPNTTFGRSNSLPVQIWASSENPLMIGNIRIAEGAKKIMYDQLMAEGKFSTQGILFASGSDVIRPESTPTLKQIGNMLKDHSDLKISIEGHTDSMGEDAANQDLSERRAASVKAYLMANYAVDESRLQSKGYGESKPVGTNDTPEGRQGNRRVDLI; translated from the coding sequence ATGAAATCATTCAAGATTGCGCTGTCTGTCATTGTCTGCCTCATGCTAGTCGCGTCGGCTGCAACCCACGCGGGAATCGGCGACAAACTGAAAAAGAAAGCCGAGAAAAAGATCGAGAAAAAGGCGGACGAGAAAACCGACAAGGAAATTGACGGGGCAATAAACAATTCGACAGGCGATGGCAGCTCATCCGGCAGTGCCGCTTCGTCTGGATCAGCCGCTGGGGCAAGTGACGACAGTGAAAATGCAAAACCTGGTGACGGGGTGTGGGCAAATTATGACTTCATTCCCGGCGACCGCATCGTCTACTTCGAAGACTTCAGCACGACTGGTGTCGGAGATTTTCCCCAGCGCCTCGAATTCAAGGAAGGGAACATGGAAGTGGTCGAGTGGAAGGGCCAGCGTTGGCTCCGTGCCAATAATGCCGCAAAGTTTGAAATCCCACTCCCGGAAGTCCTCCCGCAAAAAGTTGCCAACGTACCCAATACGACTTTTGGCCGGTCAAACAGCCTCCCCGTTCAGATCTGGGCCAGTTCAGAGAATCCGCTCATGATTGGCAATATCCGCATCGCCGAGGGTGCGAAAAAGATCATGTACGATCAACTCATGGCTGAAGGCAAATTCTCCACACAAGGAATCCTGTTTGCTTCCGGTAGCGACGTTATTCGCCCCGAATCTACGCCGACTCTGAAACAGATTGGCAACATGCTCAAGGATCACTCTGATTTGAAAATCTCAATCGAAGGACATACCGACAGCATGGGTGAGGACGCAGCAAATCAGGACTTAAGCGAGCGCCGCGCAGCCTCCGTCAAGGCATATCTTATGGCGAATTACGCCGTTGACGAATCTCGCCTCCAATCCAAGGGTTACGGCGAATCCAAACCGGTTGGCACCAATGACACACCTGAGGGCCGCCAAGGCAACCGGAGAGTAGATCTCATCTAG
- a CDS encoding thioredoxin family protein: MTKTFIISAMLLIGIGALAFSQEAAKETAIASVAIDQPAPDFALKDVNGKEHKLSDYKGKYVVLEWVNYDCPFVKKHYSSGNMQGLQSGFTKKDAVWLSICSSAPGKQGHFPTADLKKRMETEKSTPSAYLIDESGSVGKLYGAKTTPHMFVIDQKGVLRYAGAIDDTPSTKASDIASSTNYVSSALDALIAGKPVGTKSSTPYGCSVKY; this comes from the coding sequence ATGACGAAAACATTCATCATTAGTGCCATGCTGCTCATTGGCATCGGAGCATTGGCTTTTTCGCAGGAAGCTGCCAAGGAAACCGCAATTGCATCAGTAGCAATCGATCAACCTGCTCCAGATTTTGCTCTCAAGGACGTGAACGGCAAAGAGCATAAACTTTCCGACTATAAGGGCAAGTATGTTGTGCTTGAGTGGGTCAACTATGATTGCCCCTTCGTAAAGAAGCACTACTCATCTGGAAACATGCAGGGCTTACAGAGCGGTTTCACCAAGAAAGACGCCGTATGGCTTTCTATCTGCTCATCCGCTCCGGGTAAGCAAGGACACTTTCCGACTGCCGACTTGAAGAAACGCATGGAGACTGAGAAGTCGACTCCAAGTGCCTATTTGATTGATGAATCAGGTTCAGTTGGAAAGCTGTATGGTGCGAAAACGACGCCGCACATGTTCGTAATTGACCAGAAGGGTGTACTTCGCTACGCCGGTGCAATCGATGATACGCCGTCAACCAAAGCCTCTGATATCGCATCCTCGACCAACTACGTATCGTCCGCACTTGACGCACTCATTGCTGGAAAGCCTGTTGGAACCAAGTCCTCGACCCCATATGGTTGTTCTGTAAAGTACTAG
- a CDS encoding transporter — MFGLADLFTGFINLLAENPLLLLFTIIGLGYLIGNIKIFGFNLGIAAVLLIGMGAGAIDNRLNLPEYIYILGLVIFVYALGLQAGPGFFSSFQKRGVRFSLIAVAVLTGAALLAALLGNILGMSAPSIAGLFCGSLTNTPALAAAVEAVKGLSGSIPPELRETYINSPVVTYGVSYLFGVFGVILWFFIFSKIFKVDYAKEAADRSSSEAPEEIISQTYKITNPAVNGKTIDEAFQLLGSPGFVLSRIKHGEEVFIAAPDKTLLMGDLVVAVGTQTSLVRAHVLFGEVSSEQVAQRRDDTAYTQLFVSNKAVVGKSIRELRAEHHFEGAITRLNRSGVEFVTTPDTILEMGDRILVVVARQQKEQITKLFGDSVQSLSETDFLSLSLGIVLGVFVGMIPFPLPGGGIFRLGFAGGPLVVGLILGRLERTGPIQWGLPHAANLVLRQIGLVLFLAAIGTKAGYGFGATFQAGSWGLFLAGGLITSFTTIATILIGYKYLKLPMLGVMGMMSGIQTQPACLAYANQQAKSDLPNVWYATVQPASMIAKIMLAQIIVTTLIL; from the coding sequence GTGTTCGGACTAGCTGATCTCTTCACCGGTTTCATTAATCTGCTTGCGGAAAATCCGCTGCTCTTGCTTTTCACGATCATCGGCCTTGGCTATCTCATTGGGAATATCAAGATCTTCGGGTTCAACCTTGGCATTGCCGCGGTCCTCCTTATTGGCATGGGGGCGGGCGCGATTGACAACAGACTCAACCTTCCCGAATACATCTACATCCTCGGACTGGTGATTTTTGTGTACGCGCTGGGGCTCCAGGCAGGGCCGGGGTTCTTCTCTTCATTCCAGAAACGCGGCGTTCGCTTTAGTCTGATTGCCGTAGCAGTCCTAACTGGTGCGGCACTGTTGGCAGCACTACTCGGAAACATTCTCGGCATGTCCGCACCAAGCATCGCCGGCCTATTCTGCGGCTCGCTCACTAACACACCGGCGCTTGCCGCCGCTGTCGAAGCCGTCAAAGGATTATCCGGTTCTATTCCGCCAGAGCTTCGGGAAACCTATATCAACAGCCCAGTTGTGACGTATGGAGTCTCTTATCTTTTTGGCGTCTTTGGCGTAATCCTTTGGTTCTTCATATTCTCCAAGATCTTCAAGGTCGACTATGCAAAAGAAGCGGCTGACCGCAGTTCATCAGAAGCGCCTGAAGAGATTATCAGTCAGACGTATAAGATCACCAATCCGGCAGTGAATGGTAAGACTATCGACGAGGCATTTCAACTCCTTGGTTCTCCAGGTTTCGTACTAAGCAGAATCAAGCATGGGGAAGAGGTCTTCATTGCAGCTCCTGACAAGACCTTGTTGATGGGAGATCTCGTGGTTGCCGTTGGCACGCAGACTTCGCTGGTTCGTGCCCATGTCCTATTTGGCGAAGTCTCTTCTGAGCAGGTGGCCCAACGCCGTGACGATACCGCCTACACTCAGTTGTTCGTTTCGAACAAAGCGGTAGTAGGGAAGTCTATTCGCGAACTCCGCGCTGAGCACCATTTCGAAGGCGCGATAACTCGATTGAATCGTTCGGGCGTTGAGTTCGTTACGACTCCCGACACAATCCTCGAAATGGGAGATAGGATTCTTGTCGTTGTCGCTCGCCAGCAAAAAGAGCAGATAACCAAACTGTTCGGCGATTCCGTCCAATCGCTCTCTGAAACGGATTTTCTCTCTCTTTCACTTGGTATCGTGCTCGGCGTATTTGTCGGTATGATTCCTTTTCCCCTGCCGGGAGGTGGAATCTTCCGACTTGGCTTTGCCGGCGGTCCTTTGGTCGTGGGCTTGATTTTAGGTCGATTGGAGCGCACCGGGCCTATTCAATGGGGACTTCCACACGCGGCCAATCTCGTTCTAAGGCAAATCGGACTTGTGCTATTTCTCGCGGCTATCGGAACGAAAGCAGGATATGGCTTTGGTGCAACATTCCAAGCTGGCTCGTGGGGGTTGTTCCTCGCCGGCGGGTTGATCACATCGTTCACCACAATCGCCACGATTCTCATCGGCTACAAATACTTGAAACTGCCGATGCTCGGTGTCATGGGAATGATGTCCGGAATCCAAACTCAGCCGGCATGCCTCGCTTACGCGAATCAGCAGGCGAAGAGCGACCTGCCTAATGTCTGGTATGCAACCGTCCAGCCGGCATCTATGATCGCCAAAATCATGCTGGCGCAGATCATTGTCACTACTCTCATTCTCTAA
- a CDS encoding OmpA family protein, with amino-acid sequence MKPFRFICFLALAAFLASASPLGAGIGGALKDKVKKKVEKKADEKADEAVDKAAGDGGSSEGTSSESANDVSSGGSGGGGGEGARPGDGVWANYDFIPGDRIIYFEDFTTTGVGDFPQRLDFKEGNMEVVEWKQQRWLRANNSARLEIPLPEVLPQRFTLEFDYYGPGNANTISIFDGTDKQEDNNQVTFFWYLGCGVGRRGNFVASADLPARAKEKIAHCRAMSDGKYLKVYVNDTRVANVPNTSFGRSNSLPVQIWAEEASPLMITNIRIAEGGKKILYDQLMAEGKIVTQGILFASGSDVIKPESTPTLKDIGTMLKDHPDLNVSIEGHTDNVGDDASNLDLSKRRAASVKAFLIEKYGVADAQLQTQGFGESKPISPNDSPEGRQNNRRVELIKL; translated from the coding sequence ATGAAACCGTTCAGATTTATCTGCTTCCTCGCGCTCGCCGCATTTCTCGCTTCTGCATCACCCCTCGGTGCCGGCATCGGCGGAGCTCTCAAGGACAAGGTCAAGAAGAAGGTCGAAAAGAAGGCCGATGAGAAAGCTGACGAAGCCGTAGATAAAGCTGCTGGCGACGGCGGTTCGAGTGAGGGGACCTCCTCTGAATCTGCCAATGATGTGTCCTCTGGCGGAAGTGGAGGCGGTGGTGGCGAAGGTGCAAGACCCGGCGACGGTGTCTGGGCAAACTACGATTTTATCCCCGGAGATAGAATCATCTACTTCGAGGACTTCACCACAACCGGTGTCGGCGACTTTCCGCAGCGCCTCGACTTCAAGGAAGGGAATATGGAGGTCGTCGAATGGAAACAACAGCGATGGCTGCGCGCTAACAATAGCGCGAGACTTGAGATCCCTCTGCCCGAAGTTCTCCCGCAGCGGTTCACACTCGAGTTCGATTACTATGGACCCGGAAACGCAAATACAATTTCCATATTCGACGGTACCGACAAACAGGAAGATAACAACCAAGTGACGTTCTTCTGGTACCTTGGTTGCGGAGTCGGTCGGCGCGGCAATTTCGTCGCGTCCGCAGATCTCCCAGCCCGTGCCAAAGAGAAGATCGCCCACTGCCGTGCAATGAGCGATGGCAAGTATCTGAAGGTCTATGTCAATGACACTCGCGTTGCGAATGTTCCTAACACTTCCTTTGGGCGTTCCAATAGTCTGCCTGTTCAAATCTGGGCAGAGGAAGCGAGCCCTTTGATGATCACCAATATTCGCATTGCTGAAGGCGGAAAGAAGATTCTCTACGACCAACTAATGGCGGAAGGCAAAATCGTCACGCAGGGAATACTATTTGCGTCTGGCAGCGACGTCATTAAACCCGAGTCAACTCCTACCTTGAAAGACATCGGAACGATGCTCAAAGATCATCCGGACCTGAATGTCTCCATTGAAGGCCATACTGACAATGTCGGGGATGACGCTTCTAATCTGGACCTAAGCAAGCGCCGGGCGGCCTCCGTAAAGGCATTCCTAATCGAGAAGTACGGCGTTGCAGATGCACAATTGCAGACTCAGGGCTTTGGCGAATCGAAGCCGATCAGCCCCAACGATTCTCCCGAAGGACGCCAGAACAATCGTCGCGTCGAGCTAATCAAATTATAG